Proteins from one Prevotella sp. E2-28 genomic window:
- a CDS encoding glutathione peroxidase, producing MAKIFDFKAQTSRGREIDFSQFEGKVLLVVNTASKCGFTPQFAGLEELNQKYKDKGLVIIGFPCNQFKEQDPEGDEKIEEFCQLNYGVTFQIMKKGDVNGPDAQPIFEYLKSVAPTEEYKGLKAKAAKTLFKAISKSVEKDSDIKWNFTKFLISKDGETIKRFAPTTEPKDFEKDVEAFLM from the coding sequence ATGGCAAAGATTTTTGATTTCAAGGCTCAGACGAGCAGAGGTAGGGAGATTGATTTCTCACAGTTTGAAGGTAAGGTATTGCTGGTAGTGAATACAGCCAGCAAATGCGGATTCACCCCCCAGTTTGCAGGACTGGAAGAGCTGAACCAGAAGTATAAGGACAAGGGCCTGGTCATCATTGGCTTCCCCTGCAACCAGTTCAAGGAGCAGGATCCTGAGGGTGATGAGAAGATAGAGGAGTTCTGCCAACTGAACTACGGCGTGACCTTCCAGATTATGAAGAAGGGCGACGTAAACGGTCCTGATGCTCAGCCTATCTTTGAGTACCTGAAAAGCGTAGCTCCCACAGAAGAGTACAAGGGCCTGAAGGCTAAGGCTGCTAAGACGCTCTTTAAGGCTATCAGCAAGAGCGTGGAGAAGGATAGCGACATCAAGTGGAACTTCACCAAGTTCCTGATTTCGAAGGACGGCGAGACGATTAAGCGCTTTGCACCTACCACAGAACCTAAGGACTTTGAGAAGGATGTTGAGGCTTTCTTGATGTAA
- a CDS encoding SGNH/GDSL hydrolase family protein, whose amino-acid sequence MNNNTKWVACWGNATSITDRREAIYAKNITLRYPIKMCFSGSQLRFRFSNLTGTEPVTLSKVFVDHTPITFKGENSITLMPGKETESDAISHAVNQGDTVNVSFYLADYTQMNSGTLITGPLSKGSYAYGDFAEADELPLDLTRRTNWFYFLNTIDVLTSEENRAIVCFGDSITAQSWPDYLAQLALGTNASIIRRAVSGTRILRQYDCITYQAYGLKGATRFPIEMNVAGATDVIIQHGINDIIHPVGTDVNPFRPWSDLPTVEEMEHGVEDIYVKPARDMGLKVWSGTLLPIYGWRTYNEMRDQMRQELNEWLRTSPIFDGCIDFDAAVRSNNNPQAFADGFDSGDHLHPSERAYEAMAQAAANILLPQKG is encoded by the coding sequence ATGAACAACAATACAAAGTGGGTGGCCTGTTGGGGCAATGCAACTTCTATCACAGACCGACGTGAAGCGATATACGCGAAAAACATCACATTGCGCTATCCTATCAAGATGTGCTTCAGCGGCAGTCAGTTGCGTTTCCGTTTCTCTAATCTAACAGGTACGGAACCTGTGACGCTCTCGAAGGTGTTTGTTGACCATACGCCTATCACCTTTAAAGGGGAAAACAGCATCACGCTGATGCCGGGCAAAGAGACCGAGAGTGATGCCATCAGTCATGCAGTAAATCAAGGCGACACCGTCAACGTTAGCTTTTATCTGGCCGACTATACACAAATGAACAGTGGAACGCTTATCACAGGTCCACTCTCGAAAGGCTCTTATGCCTATGGTGACTTTGCCGAGGCCGACGAGCTCCCCTTAGACCTGACACGTCGCACCAACTGGTTCTATTTTCTGAACACGATTGATGTGCTGACATCAGAAGAGAATCGCGCCATCGTATGTTTTGGCGACTCTATCACAGCGCAGTCATGGCCTGACTATCTGGCTCAGTTGGCTCTTGGCACTAACGCTTCTATCATTCGTCGCGCTGTTAGTGGCACACGTATTCTGCGCCAATACGATTGCATCACTTATCAGGCTTACGGACTGAAGGGTGCTACCCGTTTTCCCATTGAGATGAACGTGGCAGGCGCTACGGATGTGATTATCCAGCACGGCATCAACGATATCATTCATCCTGTAGGCACGGATGTAAACCCGTTCCGTCCTTGGAGCGACCTACCTACTGTTGAGGAGATGGAACATGGTGTGGAGGATATCTATGTGAAGCCCGCCAGGGATATGGGGCTAAAGGTGTGGAGCGGTACCCTACTCCCTATCTACGGATGGCGTACCTATAACGAGATGCGCGACCAGATGCGACAGGAGTTGAACGAATGGCTACGCACATCGCCCATCTTCGACGGGTGTATAGACTTCGATGCCGCCGTGCGTAGCAACAATAATCCCCAAGCCTTTGCCGATGGCTTTGACAGTGGCGACCATCTGCATCCCAGCGAGCGTGCCTACGAGGCTATGGCCCAAGCTGCCGCCAACATCCTATTGCCTCAGAAAGGCTAA
- a CDS encoding S41 family peptidase, translated as MKKIILSSIILTLATQFSFAAVPDSIKAMVADFDSIVQVAEKDYAAFKFKVTDINRKEYKAFKKSLVNDIKKQKRTWQDAVCAYMGWFGDFHFGVYGNNEIAANYFKYARKRINYHELMEIYDPKMLSCKINEDTWLIRFPSCNGTQELAENFVREYKASGCPNLIIDIRGNMGGQDESFEPLLELLYDYPDGKRDGSVFRYTRASIERAGWTLEDLEDLGYPTDIDYAPEYVVKIADGAHMTFDAISKYPKKAALIIDNMVASSGEQSVLNTRLVSHRTTIYGRDNTMGCIDTGNCQIFESARKPLVVQYSTTYSMRYEKGTAVDFTGISPDVRITLPYPKQLTDNIDEWVLWVAEDLKN; from the coding sequence ATGAAGAAAATCATCCTTTCATCCATAATCCTCACCCTCGCCACCCAATTTTCCTTTGCCGCTGTGCCCGACAGCATTAAGGCAATGGTGGCAGACTTCGATTCCATTGTGCAGGTGGCCGAAAAGGACTACGCGGCCTTCAAGTTCAAGGTGACCGATATCAACCGCAAGGAGTATAAGGCGTTTAAGAAGTCGCTCGTCAACGACATCAAGAAGCAGAAAAGAACTTGGCAGGATGCCGTTTGTGCCTACATGGGATGGTTTGGAGATTTCCATTTTGGCGTATATGGTAATAATGAAATCGCGGCAAATTACTTTAAATATGCAAGGAAACGCATCAACTACCATGAGTTGATGGAGATTTACGACCCCAAGATGTTGTCATGCAAGATCAACGAGGACACATGGCTCATCCGCTTCCCATCGTGCAACGGAACGCAGGAATTGGCTGAGAATTTCGTGCGGGAATACAAAGCCTCGGGATGCCCCAATCTAATCATCGACATCCGCGGGAACATGGGTGGACAGGACGAGAGCTTTGAGCCTTTGCTGGAATTGCTGTACGATTATCCCGATGGCAAGCGAGACGGCTCCGTATTCCGCTATACCAGGGCGTCTATTGAACGGGCAGGCTGGACATTAGAGGATCTGGAAGACTTAGGCTATCCAACAGACATTGACTATGCCCCCGAATACGTTGTCAAAATAGCGGACGGTGCTCATATGACGTTCGATGCCATCAGTAAATACCCCAAGAAAGCGGCACTCATCATCGACAATATGGTTGCCAGTTCCGGCGAGCAATCAGTCTTAAACACCAGATTGGTTAGCCACCGAACAACCATCTACGGTCGAGACAATACGATGGGCTGCATTGATACGGGCAACTGCCAAATCTTTGAGTCTGCCCGCAAACCGCTTGTCGTACAATACTCAACGACCTATTCCATGCGCTATGAGAAAGGTACCGCAGTCGACTTCACAGGCATATCTCCCGATGTTCGCATCACCTTGCCATATCCCAAGCAACTCACAGACAACATCGACGAATGGGTACTATGGGTGGCGGAGGACTTAAAGAACTAA
- a CDS encoding response regulator transcription factor: protein MKILVVDDEQDICEILQYNLENEGFEVVTAYSAEEALELPLQDYSLILLDVMMGEMSGFQMARRLKNDPTTARIPIIFITALDSEDNLVKGLNIGADDYIAKPLGMKEVKARVKAVLRRTQLQQMVPTAAENTVAYEGIMVDLNAKTVVCDGKELEFTKLEFELLSFFLQHPNTVFSREDLLKYCWPQDVLVLDRTVDVNITRLRKKIGHYGKQIKTRVGYGYCFEK, encoded by the coding sequence ATGAAAATACTTGTTGTGGATGATGAGCAGGATATCTGTGAGATACTGCAATATAACCTCGAGAATGAAGGTTTTGAGGTGGTTACTGCCTATTCAGCAGAGGAGGCACTGGAACTACCCCTACAAGATTATTCGCTTATTCTGCTAGATGTTATGATGGGAGAAATGTCGGGGTTCCAGATGGCGCGCAGACTAAAAAACGATCCCACTACGGCACGGATTCCTATTATCTTCATTACGGCACTCGACAGTGAGGACAATTTGGTAAAAGGATTAAATATTGGTGCTGACGACTATATTGCTAAGCCGCTGGGTATGAAAGAGGTTAAGGCCAGGGTTAAGGCTGTACTCAGACGTACTCAGTTGCAGCAAATGGTTCCGACTGCTGCAGAAAATACTGTTGCTTACGAAGGAATCATGGTTGATTTGAATGCCAAGACGGTGGTATGCGACGGGAAGGAACTGGAATTCACCAAACTGGAATTTGAACTGTTGTCTTTCTTCCTACAACATCCCAACACGGTGTTCTCTCGAGAAGACTTACTGAAGTATTGCTGGCCGCAGGATGTGCTGGTGCTCGACCGTACGGTAGATGTGAACATCACCAGATTACGTAAGAAGATTGGCCATTATGGTAAACAGATAAAAACACGTGTAGGCTATGGCTATTGCTTTGAAAAGTAA
- a CDS encoding Na/Pi cotransporter family protein produces MELIINIFSLVGSLALFLFGMKTMSEGLEKFAGDRLRSILAAMTKNRVMGVLTGILITALIQSSSATTVMVVSFVNAGLMTLAQSIGVIMGANIGTTVTAWIISAVGFKVNIAAFAIPLLAIGMPLIFSGKGNRKSIGEFIFGFSFLFMGLSFLQDAATEMNIGDMVAGMLAHVPQDSFFTIILFVIVGALVTMIVQASAATMAITLMLFGMNIPGFGFEQAAALAMGQNIGTTITAFMASLTANTQARRAALAHMFFNVFGVVAFLIVFYPACDAVSWVVENCLGGGNDLFKLSAFHTAFNIINTLLLIGFVKQIEMLVCRVLPMKAQDEDYRLRFISGGLLSTAELSIMEAQKEIHSFAERCQRMAGFVPTLLETKDEMEFNKLFARIEKYENITDSMEMEIASYLNKVSEGRLSDASKTQIQKMLRQISELESIGDSVYNLGRTLNRHRMHCQESFTADQMQHMMTMLQLVDAALTEMLKRIDLPTTKNGVKVSLNIEHEINNYRTQLKNQNLHDVNAGLYDYQLGVFYVDFISECEKLGDYVMNVVQAGKGLNNDFSDGPINGQG; encoded by the coding sequence ATGGAATTGATTATCAACATTTTCTCGCTTGTGGGCTCGCTAGCATTGTTCCTCTTCGGAATGAAGACAATGTCGGAGGGCCTTGAAAAGTTTGCTGGCGATCGTCTGCGCAGCATATTGGCTGCTATGACGAAGAATCGTGTGATGGGCGTGCTGACAGGTATCCTGATAACAGCTCTCATCCAGTCGTCAAGTGCTACTACCGTAATGGTGGTGAGCTTCGTAAATGCCGGATTAATGACGCTTGCACAGTCTATAGGCGTCATCATGGGTGCCAACATCGGTACTACGGTTACAGCCTGGATTATCTCGGCTGTTGGTTTTAAGGTAAACATCGCTGCCTTTGCCATCCCTTTGTTGGCTATCGGTATGCCATTGATATTCAGCGGCAAGGGTAACCGCAAAAGCATTGGTGAGTTTATCTTTGGCTTCTCGTTCCTCTTTATGGGACTTTCATTTCTGCAAGATGCAGCCACAGAGATGAACATTGGCGATATGGTGGCAGGTATGCTGGCCCACGTGCCGCAAGACTCGTTCTTTACCATTATCCTCTTCGTTATCGTAGGAGCTCTGGTGACGATGATTGTACAGGCTTCTGCCGCCACGATGGCTATCACCCTAATGCTTTTTGGTATGAACATCCCTGGTTTCGGATTCGAACAAGCAGCCGCACTGGCTATGGGACAAAACATCGGTACCACCATCACGGCGTTTATGGCTTCGCTGACAGCCAACACACAAGCCCGTCGTGCTGCCCTGGCACACATGTTCTTCAACGTGTTTGGTGTGGTGGCGTTCCTCATTGTGTTCTATCCCGCCTGCGATGCCGTTAGTTGGGTAGTAGAGAACTGTTTGGGAGGCGGCAACGACCTCTTTAAACTCTCAGCCTTCCACACCGCCTTCAACATCATCAACACCCTGTTGCTCATCGGTTTTGTGAAGCAGATAGAGATGCTCGTGTGTCGTGTGCTGCCTATGAAGGCCCAGGACGAAGACTATCGCCTGCGCTTCATCAGTGGTGGCCTGCTCTCTACAGCCGAGCTCAGCATCATGGAGGCCCAGAAGGAGATTCACAGTTTCGCTGAGCGCTGCCAGCGCATGGCCGGTTTTGTGCCCACGCTTCTTGAAACGAAGGACGAAATGGAGTTTAATAAGCTCTTTGCTCGTATCGAGAAATACGAGAACATCACCGACTCGATGGAGATGGAGATTGCCAGCTATTTGAACAAGGTGAGCGAAGGACGCCTGTCGGATGCGTCGAAAACGCAGATACAGAAGATGCTTCGCCAGATCTCGGAACTGGAGTCTATCGGTGACTCGGTTTATAACCTCGGTCGTACGCTGAATCGCCATCGTATGCATTGTCAGGAGAGCTTTACTGCCGATCAGATGCAGCACATGATGACGATGCTGCAACTGGTAGATGCTGCTCTGACTGAGATGCTTAAACGCATAGACCTACCCACCACCAAAAATGGTGTCAAAGTGTCGCTCAACATCGAGCACGAAATCAACAACTACCGCACACAGCTGAAAAACCAGAATCTGCATGATGTGAATGCTGGACTTTACGATTATCAGCTCGGCGTGTTCTACGTCGATTTCATCTCTGAGTGCGAGAAACTTGGTGACTACGTGATGAACGTGGTGCAGGCTGGTAAGGGCTTGAACAATGACTTTAGCGATGGTCCTATCAACGGACAAGGCTAG
- a CDS encoding cell wall metabolism sensor histidine kinase WalK, translated as MAIALKSKSFQRNLLLSIGGVFLLFAICFSVYQYKREKEYKIDILHSRLQMYNYEMVQTVGKDSMSSSRRFRDYVVHHQMEGLRVSVIDKEGRVIFDSYDTDVEALGNHLQRTEIQQALREGSGYDIKRMSQSTHETYFYSATRFDDVIVRAAVPYSAELTRSLQADNTYIYYSGVLTLLLGIVLYYITHRISRHIGYLREFAVKAEQGEKLDHELERRLPDDELGDISHTIIMLYWKLRHSEEEKVRIKRQLTQNAAHELKTPAASIHGYLESIIDNPDMPEDKKKHFLERCFAQSERMNKLLLDMSALTKLDEIDDDRSEAREAYRPVDVLQIIQSALDDTALQLQEKGIAPSLQLPQHVEVLGDQSLIYSIFRNLIDNAIAYATGASLLSITCAEVEKEGRHFYEFIVSDNGQGVEAQHLTHLFERFYRVDKGRSRKLGGTGLGLAIVKNAVVAHGGQATALSTPGGGLTIRFTLARF; from the coding sequence ATGGCTATTGCTTTGAAAAGTAAATCCTTTCAGCGTAATTTGCTGTTGAGCATCGGCGGTGTGTTCTTGCTCTTTGCTATTTGTTTTAGCGTATATCAGTATAAGCGCGAGAAGGAGTATAAGATTGATATTCTTCATTCGCGATTGCAGATGTACAACTACGAAATGGTGCAGACGGTTGGCAAGGATAGTATGAGCAGTAGCCGACGGTTTCGCGACTATGTCGTGCATCATCAGATGGAGGGACTGCGAGTGTCGGTGATCGACAAGGAAGGACGGGTCATCTTTGACAGTTATGATACGGATGTGGAAGCATTGGGGAACCATCTGCAACGTACGGAGATTCAGCAGGCTTTGCGAGAAGGTAGTGGCTATGATATCAAACGCATGTCGCAATCCACTCACGAAACCTACTTCTATTCTGCCACGCGTTTCGACGACGTGATTGTACGTGCTGCCGTACCATATTCTGCAGAGCTGACGCGCTCATTACAGGCAGACAATACCTATATTTATTATTCAGGCGTTCTCACCCTGTTGCTGGGCATCGTTCTCTACTATATCACGCATCGCATCAGCCGACATATTGGTTATCTGCGAGAATTTGCCGTGAAGGCCGAGCAAGGTGAGAAACTGGACCACGAACTGGAGCGTCGGTTGCCGGACGACGAGCTGGGCGATATCAGTCATACAATCATCATGTTGTATTGGAAACTACGTCATTCGGAAGAAGAGAAGGTGCGCATCAAGCGCCAGCTTACCCAGAATGCCGCTCACGAGTTGAAGACGCCTGCAGCCAGCATACATGGCTACTTGGAGAGCATCATCGACAATCCGGATATGCCTGAAGACAAGAAGAAGCATTTCTTGGAGCGCTGCTTTGCCCAGAGTGAACGTATGAATAAACTACTGCTCGACATGAGTGCACTCACAAAACTGGACGAGATAGACGACGACCGCTCTGAGGCACGAGAGGCTTATCGCCCTGTGGATGTATTACAAATCATACAGAGTGCGCTGGACGATACGGCGCTGCAACTTCAGGAGAAGGGCATCGCTCCTTCGCTCCAACTGCCTCAGCATGTAGAGGTGCTGGGCGATCAGAGTTTGATATACAGCATCTTCCGCAACCTGATTGATAATGCTATTGCGTATGCCACAGGCGCTTCGCTTCTGAGCATCACTTGTGCTGAGGTGGAGAAAGAGGGCCGCCATTTCTACGAGTTCATAGTTAGCGACAATGGTCAAGGCGTAGAAGCGCAACACCTTACCCATCTCTTTGAGCGTTTCTACCGTGTAGATAAAGGACGATCGCGCAAACTGGGTGGCACGGGTTTGGGACTGGCCATCGTAAAAAATGCAGTTGTCGCCCATGGTGGACAAGCAACTGCACTCTCCACGCCTGGCGGTGGACTCACTATCAGGTTTACCCTAGCACGTTTCTGA